Genomic window (Bacillus pumilus):
TCCATCAGGATTCTCTCCCTTCACCCGTTTACAGCACACTTTCAGATTTTGCAATTAACACCGCTTCAGTTCGTGATCCTACATTCAGCTTATTAAAGATGGACGTCAAACTATATTCAATCGAGCGTTTGCTCAAATGAAGCACATCGGCAATCTCTTGGTTCGTATATCCTTTTTCCACTTCTCTGAGGATCAAACACTCCCGCTCTGTTAACAGATCGTGATCGGTCTGCTGCGCCTGTTCTGGCTTTTCTTGCTGTTGTGAAATTAATTTCTTTAAATAGGATAGCTGAATGACAACTTCTCCTTGCAATGTGCGGTGTATGTATTCAATAATTTTGTCCTTTGTCTCTGTTTTACTAATGGCACCGTGCAATCCAGCCCGAATGGCCTCTTCAAAATAATCATCTACTTCATACCCTGTATAAATGATAATTTTCACTTTCTGGTTCGTTTCTAAAATTTGCTTCGCAATGTCCATTCCATTGATATCCCCGAGATTTAAATCCATCAAAATCACATCATAGATGGAAAAGTCATGCGTCTTTAAAAAGGCGGCTTCTGCATCAGGACTTAAACAATCGACTGATAGCTGCTGATCTGATTCTAATATGCTTTTTGTCCCTTCCATGACAGCCGGATGATCATCAATGACCAATATCTTCTTCATGTCTTCCTCCCTTTAAATCACTCACTTCCATTTTATATAAAAGACTTGGCAGATGCCAAGTCTTATTCCTTAATAAATCGTTACAATTCCATTTCAATTTTCACCTTGAGCCCTTTTTCAGGGGCTGTGTGAATGTGAAGTTTCCCATTTAACGCCTTGACCCGTTCTCTAATTCCCGATAGGCCCATGCTCATGGTGTGCTGATCAAGATGACTTGCATCAAAACCGACACCATCATCCTCGTAGTGAAGAACAACCTGATCTTTAATACAAATCAGCATCACCAGCACTTGGGTGGCTTGAGAATGCTTCAATGCATTGGATAACAGCTCCTGAACAATCCGGTAAATATTCAGCTGAGAGTCAATATCAATGTCCAGCTCTTTATCAAAGCGTGTCGTATTCAGCCGGATATGAAACGGTGCAACCTCCTGAATTTGAGAAGTCAGCTTCGATATCGCCTTGACTAAACCTAGATCATACAATAGCTGTGGCCGAAGTTCATGACATGTTTCTCTCGTGGTTTGAATCACCTTAGACATTTGCTCGTTCCATGAGATAAGAGATTGTTCAATAGATGTGGGGCATTGATCATTTTGGAAATTCGTTAAAAACATCTCTGACTGCCTTTTCAGCGATATCAAATCCTGCAGCACAGAATCATGAAGATCTCTCGCTAAATCGGAGCGCTGCTTTTCCTCCATCGCAAACATCACTTTTTTCAGCCATGCGGGATTCGCTTCACGCTGCTTCAAATCTTCAAGATGCTCCATCAATTCTTCGATCTTGACGACATTCTCTAAACTGACACTAGTATAAAAAGCCAATGTTTTCAGCCAAGAAATCTCATCTCGGGTTAATTTCGGTGTCTGTAAATTGGATAAACAGCAAATCACAAACGAGTGCCCGCCCCGCTCGCCAATTTTCATCATAAACCCTTTATCAAGCTCAATGATTTTCCCGACTTCACCTAAAATATCTTGAAATTGATCCACATACACTTTCCATAGGCTGCTACCTTCTGTTGACTCATCGACTTCTTTTATTTGTCCATCAGGTTTCACCTCAAGGACAAAGGCTTTATTGACAATGAGAACTTCTAATATCGTATATTTCAAATGATACAGTACTTGATGAAGAGATGATGCTTCACGAATGAGCTGTGTAAATTTAAACACACTATCCTGATAATTATACTTCTCAGAAAAACGTTTCAGCCGGAAGCGGAAATCTAGAATTTCTTTGAAATAAAAGACCGCAAGCATGAGTGTATAAGTGATTAAGGCGAGCTTCAAAGTGTACTTCAAGTCTTCTGGTTTCTGCAAAATGTAAAATGTGACGACAACGAAAATAGTCGGTGTGATCGCTAGAAAACCATAGTACCTCAGTCTACTAATCAGAAAATCCATATTGTAAAGCTTGTTCGTCATAAATTGATACACGAGTGAAAAAGGAATGAGCAAGACAAAAGAAGTTAAGAAAAAGGGATCTACCACATAAATACGAAACAAAACATATGGAATTGCAAATAAAAAGATAAATGGACAAAATGCTATGATATTTATCATGACAAAAAACTTTAAAACAGACCCCTGCTCTGTCTCTTTATATTTCCGCATTCCATTGATAATCACTTTGAATGACATAATAATAGAAGCGAAAAAGAATAAAAGATTTAAACTTGGCATGTATCTCGCTATCGCCGAATCAATCGGAACAAATAACTCTATTACTAGATTAATTATAGGAAGACTATATAAAAAGCGAATTGTTTTTTGAGTCGTTATATGCAGGTCAAACTCTTTGAAATATTGATAAATGAAATGAATATAAAAGATAAATACACTTGATAAACAAAATACGATCACATAATGGCTAAATCTCTCACCAATACCTGATGTACCTGCACTAAGATATCCGATACAAATCGTTAATAAAAATAAAACTAAAAGAAATGCTGATTTTCGCTGGGCCTCTTTGTTAATTCGAATGATAAAGAAGATACAAAATAAACAAATTGAATACAGGATGAGAGGTATTAAATAGACAAATAAACTTTCTTGACCAATCAATGTCTTATTTTTTAGGGTGATCATTTGGTTGCCTCTTTGAATATCAATTCTTTGCACATTCCTAAGCTCACCATTGATCAAATGATCTTTGTTGTTAGCAGGTTCCCCATTGATTTTAAGTATAATATCTCCTTCTTCTAATCCTGATGTGTAGGCTAAAGAAAGATATTCAACTTTGACAACTTCTGCTTGACCGTTCTTGTTCTCCGCTACACGTGCTCCATTAAAAATATCAAATACATAAATATATGAAACATAGATCACAAATAAAAAAGACAGAAAAACTAAAAAAGCAGATAGTTTCGTATAAGTTATCTTCATGTAAAAAACATCCTTAACTGGAGAACTTTTAAATCATTTTTAAATGAATCGTATCATTTATAGTACCATATATAATCTGCAGACATTTGCCCTTTTTTAATCCCCTGAATGATTGCTTTCATGGTTTGCTCATCTGTATGAATTAAACTTGCATTCCCTAAGTCCAATTCATTCACAACACCAGGATTTTCCACTAAATATGCAATAACATTTTGAATGTTCAATCATTGCCCTCCTTTGTCATAAATGCATATAATTGTTCCTTCTTCGTTTTAGGTAAATCAAGTTGTTCCATTTCACGCTTCATTTTTAACAGCATAATCTCTCTCATCGATACCATGTACTGAGTCAAACCAGCTTCAAGTAACTTCTGCTTCAATTGAAACGGCTTTTGCTCTGACTCATCCAGCCGCTTAGAAAAGAAGGAAAGAAGCTCTTGACTGGCATCGTTAAAACGTCTTTGTAAATAACTGAATGCAAGCGTTTGTTTTTTTTGAAAATCTCCGTTTGTTTTTGAAAATAACGCAAAAAAATCGTTACTGATCTGTTCAGCAACACCATAATATATCGAATAAGATTCCACAGTGGCGTTTATTTTTCCTGTCGCTAAATAAACACCCAGTACGCTAGAAAGAGCTGTTAAAGATCCTGATTTTTTCCTTAAAACCTCTACACACTCTTCTTCTGTTCCATGCAGATGACGCAAATCCTCATGCTGCCCTTCCATAGACATTTTGATGAAGTGGAACAGTTTCTCTATTAGTTGAGAATTATTTTCACAAATTGATGTGATGAATTGGATACTCACCGTATACAAATACGTAGAAGCATTGATGGCCACTCCTTGGTTGACGTTCATCCAAGGATACGAGTCATTGTCCTGATCTTCAATATCATCTAATATATCGGCAGATAAGATAAGAAGTTCAATCCCTGCTGCCAGTTTTGTAATCGGTTGCTTGTCTTGTCCGCCAAATGCCTTATAATGCTGGTAAGCCAATTGACCAAGAGGAAATTCTTTTTTTCTATCTGTAAATTTCAAAAGCAGTTTTTGTAAATCATTCTGCCTGACTGCAAGTTGAATAAAATCAGACATATTCTGCTTGATTTTCGTATTCTCTAGATAGTTTAGCATACTCGATGTTGTACCTCACCCTTCCTCCTTTTATTTTACTAAAAAGACATGAGTAAATGTCCACTGACATCACTATTTAACAATTATATAATAATATATCCTTTTTTTGTATGTATTTGGATAAAAAAAAGACTTGATGATTATCAAGTCTTTAAGAAATTTTCACATATTCATATTTGTCGTATTGATCAATGCTTTTGTTAATGTTATGAAGAGAAGCTGTTGTTTCTCTAATTTCGTTTTCAAGTTTCCATAATAATTGTTTAAGTTCTTCGATTTCATACTTTTCCATCGATTCCACTCTCCTTTTTTGGAAGATCAATGTATTTGTGTATGGTGATTGGGTCATAAGTATTTGATCTGTTACTAACAGTGTAAATGCAATTGAGTATTTTTTCACCGAAAAGTATGCACAAAATGTGTGCGTGATACCGCAAAATTCAATAGGTCTTTTTTCATCATTTTCTGACTTTTCAAATCATACTTTTATCTTAATTTCAAAGGAACTTCGTCATTTTTGCGACAGGAATAGGCATCATTCGTCACACTTCTCTCACAACAGAACGTACGATCCCTTCTATAACCTTTGTTTTACGTGTCATAGGTCAGACGACAGACCCTATTGTGGACACCGCAATTTTTTGGCGACATTCACCGAAATTGACCGCAAAAGTACCTATTTTTATGTTGGATTTATAAAGGTAGAAAGATCATTTTGATTCTTTATTCTGATTTTCTACATACATTTAGAACAGATATCCGTCCAAATTCACGTCAATGAGAGAAGAGGTGACCATGTGTTTTACTATGTTCCTTATCCTGCCTTGCAGGTTCCCGCAATGAGCCGCGCATACCCGCGCACGCCTATGACTTTTCCTCCAGTAGATGCCCACTCGTTTCAACGGGCCGCAAAGGAATCAGCCCGTCTTGTTGCTGATGCTTCACTCATTACACAACAGGTTTCCGGCTCACTTTCGTTTGCACAGCGCATCATGGAAGCTGCTGAGCGCTCTGATTCGACAAGTGTCATCCGCATGCTGAAGCAAATCGGTGTGAAAAGTAACATTGACATCCGCTTTAGTCCAGAAGGCATTCGTATCTACTTATCTCTCACCTCCAGCAGACTTTTCCTCCTTTTACAGTGGGCATAAAAAAAAGCCGCTCTGACGTGAGCGGCTTTTCTCAAGATTCAAACATTTTATGACACCATTCAATGGCTTCTATATAGCAGCCGTAGGCTTCTTGCTTCGGGAGTTCCCCATTTAACATCTCATCATCCCATTCATTACGTTCAATCCGTTTGGCCACATCTAGCACAAATGAATAATCATTTTCATAGCCAAGCAGTGCCTCACCAACTTCATCAGAAAGCGGCAGCTCTTTCACAAGTTCTGTGATATCTGCCCTGACAAGCGTATCAATAAGAGAAAACATGCCTGTCAGCATATAAGAGGCTGGATGCTTTCGTTCGGTACGACTGGCAATTAGTTCACACGTTTTAGCCCGAATGAAGGACATTTTGATAATTTCTTTTTGGCTTGAGTTGGCTTGGACATTCAGTTCTTTAAATGAAAGGATAAAAATCCAGCGACGAATTTCATTAAATCCAAGCAGGATAATCGCCTGACGGATACTTTTGATTTGATAAAGACGTCTCATGCCGCCTGAATTTAGCATTTTCAATAATTGATATGACAGGGAAAGGTCACTTTCAATAAAATGAGTCACGATCTGGATATTCGGCTGTTCCTTGCTCAGCTCATTTAACAGCTGATGGTACGCATGGAAGCTGGTCGATAATGCTCGTCCTGATATGACATGCGGCTCACTAAAGAAATACCCTTGAAACAAATGAAAGCCGGCTTTTAGCGCTTCTTCGTATTCTTTTCGCGTTTCCACTTTTTCTGCAAGGAATCGAAGTCGATACTTTTTATACGTATGGAGAATATCTCTTCGTTCTTCCGATGTGGTTTTCAGAAAGTCAATTTTTAAAATATCTATGCAATAGAGGAGTTCGTCAAGTAAATTGTCACTATAATGGGTTCCGCTTAGAAAAAAATCATCCAGTGCAATCGTATACCCCCATTTTTTTAACTGCTGACACCTTATAATAAGTGCCGGGGTAATCGGTACATTTTCTAATATCTCGATCACAAGCTGATGCGGATCAAAATAGGTGAGCAGATCAGATGACAGTAAACTTTCGGTGAAATTAATGTAGCATCGTTTGCCTTCTGTCAATGTTTCGATACCGATATTTAAAAAACTGTTAATAATGAGGTCGGTTGTCGCTTGATCACCGTCTTCAGCGCTATATGTATTGGTTTCACTATCTCTATAAAGCAGCTCATACGATACGACTTGTTCTTTTCTGTTAAAAATAGGCTGTCTCGCAACAAACACCCTCAACTGCTCCAATCCTCCTTTATGCAATGACAAACAAGATGTGCTTTCAGTATACCAAATGATTGTGCTTATGGTTCACTTTGAACCAGTCAAAAGATAAAAAAAGAGATCACCCGGCTTGATGATCTCCTTTTCTTCCAAAATTAGCTTTCATAAAGCTCTTTTTTAATTTTATTTTTTACATCATGGATAAACTGCATCTTATTATCCCAGCATTTTTGACTCAGATCGACTGGATATTCTTCTGGTTTGCTGATACGTTTATATTCCTCCCAGAAAAGTCCGAGACTATCCTGCACATAGGCTTGAATCGTTTGAATATCTGGATTGTCATATACAAGCTTTCCTTGTTCGAAAATCGGGACATGAAGATCCTTAGCCACAAAGTTTGTCACAAATTTGCTGATAAATGTATGC
Coding sequences:
- a CDS encoding EAL and HDOD domain-containing protein, translated to MRVFVARQPIFNRKEQVVSYELLYRDSETNTYSAEDGDQATTDLIINSFLNIGIETLTEGKRCYINFTESLLSSDLLTYFDPHQLVIEILENVPITPALIIRCQQLKKWGYTIALDDFFLSGTHYSDNLLDELLYCIDILKIDFLKTTSEERRDILHTYKKYRLRFLAEKVETRKEYEEALKAGFHLFQGYFFSEPHVISGRALSTSFHAYHQLLNELSKEQPNIQIVTHFIESDLSLSYQLLKMLNSGGMRRLYQIKSIRQAIILLGFNEIRRWIFILSFKELNVQANSSQKEIIKMSFIRAKTCELIASRTERKHPASYMLTGMFSLIDTLVRADITELVKELPLSDEVGEALLGYENDYSFVLDVAKRIERNEWDDEMLNGELPKQEAYGCYIEAIEWCHKMFES
- a CDS encoding response regulator transcription factor; translation: MKKILVIDDHPAVMEGTKSILESDQQLSVDCLSPDAEAAFLKTHDFSIYDVILMDLNLGDINGMDIAKQILETNQKVKIIIYTGYEVDDYFEEAIRAGLHGAISKTETKDKIIEYIHRTLQGEVVIQLSYLKKLISQQQEKPEQAQQTDHDLLTERECLILREVEKGYTNQEIADVLHLSKRSIEYSLTSIFNKLNVGSRTEAVLIAKSESVL
- a CDS encoding ATP-binding protein yields the protein MKITYTKLSAFLVFLSFLFVIYVSYIYVFDIFNGARVAENKNGQAEVVKVEYLSLAYTSGLEEGDIILKINGEPANNKDHLINGELRNVQRIDIQRGNQMITLKNKTLIGQESLFVYLIPLILYSICLFCIFFIIRINKEAQRKSAFLLVLFLLTICIGYLSAGTSGIGERFSHYVIVFCLSSVFIFYIHFIYQYFKEFDLHITTQKTIRFLYSLPIINLVIELFVPIDSAIARYMPSLNLLFFFASIIMSFKVIINGMRKYKETEQGSVLKFFVMINIIAFCPFIFLFAIPYVLFRIYVVDPFFLTSFVLLIPFSLVYQFMTNKLYNMDFLISRLRYYGFLAITPTIFVVVTFYILQKPEDLKYTLKLALITYTLMLAVFYFKEILDFRFRLKRFSEKYNYQDSVFKFTQLIREASSLHQVLYHLKYTILEVLIVNKAFVLEVKPDGQIKEVDESTEGSSLWKVYVDQFQDILGEVGKIIELDKGFMMKIGERGGHSFVICCLSNLQTPKLTRDEISWLKTLAFYTSVSLENVVKIEELMEHLEDLKQREANPAWLKKVMFAMEEKQRSDLARDLHDSVLQDLISLKRQSEMFLTNFQNDQCPTSIEQSLISWNEQMSKVIQTTRETCHELRPQLLYDLGLVKAISKLTSQIQEVAPFHIRLNTTRFDKELDIDIDSQLNIYRIVQELLSNALKHSQATQVLVMLICIKDQVVLHYEDDGVGFDASHLDQHTMSMGLSGIRERVKALNGKLHIHTAPEKGLKVKIEMEL
- a CDS encoding polyprenyl synthetase family protein: MLNYLENTKIKQNMSDFIQLAVRQNDLQKLLLKFTDRKKEFPLGQLAYQHYKAFGGQDKQPITKLAAGIELLILSADILDDIEDQDNDSYPWMNVNQGVAINASTYLYTVSIQFITSICENNSQLIEKLFHFIKMSMEGQHEDLRHLHGTEEECVEVLRKKSGSLTALSSVLGVYLATGKINATVESYSIYYGVAEQISNDFFALFSKTNGDFQKKQTLAFSYLQRRFNDASQELLSFFSKRLDESEQKPFQLKQKLLEAGLTQYMVSMREIMLLKMKREMEQLDLPKTKKEQLYAFMTKEGND
- the comX gene encoding competence pheromone ComX — protein: MNIQNVIAYLVENPGVVNELDLGNASLIHTDEQTMKAIIQGIKKGQMSADYIWYYK
- the degQ gene encoding degradation enzyme regulation protein DegQ; protein product: MEKYEIEELKQLLWKLENEIRETTASLHNINKSIDQYDKYEYVKIS
- a CDS encoding inner spore coat protein, with protein sequence MFYYVPYPALQVPAMSRAYPRTPMTFPPVDAHSFQRAAKESARLVADASLITQQVSGSLSFAQRIMEAAERSDSTSVIRMLKQIGVKSNIDIRFSPEGIRIYLSLTSSRLFLLLQWA